From the Rhea pennata isolate bPtePen1 chromosome 12, bPtePen1.pri, whole genome shotgun sequence genome, the window GAAGTAGTAAAAACCAGGCTCACTTGGGGGCCCTAACTAGAAACTCTAATGCTGTTTTGGTTTAAAGGAGTTCTGGGCACCTGGTCCATGTCCTGCTTGCTGAAGCAGTGTATTGAGATGTCACAGGCAGCCAAAGCACTGAAGAATAGTATTGAGACTACTTGAACTGCATAAGCCATTGCACAGCTATGctggcatgaaaaaaaataaggctcAGCAATACTTAACCCTGAAAATGCACATCTGTAAAACATTTGGAGCTATGTGCATGTTAGCATCCTAATGGTACCAAGAATTCTAATACTTCTATGTCAATgaagcagaataaataaaatatataagaaGTATTTCACACTAGCTTGACTTAATtcacaaaaaagcaaaagtgggCTAACATGTTttgtgtattaaaataaatcatatttgaAGGAGAACTGGTACTTTCAAAGCTGTCGCTCCTTCCAAATAACAGTTAGAGGAAACCAGTACTGCTTGTCTATTTAGGCAGGGCTCTAAATTTTTAAGTTGAATTGCAATAATCCTGTCTTCATGATTATAGTATTCAAGGTGATGATGCTGTTAGGAATAAATGTTCTTAAGAACATTttcctgaagtattttattacaGTGGGATTAGATTACTATCATTCCATGCTGCCTTAATATATATAAAGACactatcttttcttcttacaaGAAGTTAAGATTAGTAAATCAGCTCCAAAGACAAAGCTTGCTGAACATCTTCCTCAAAATACTTCagataaattttttaaaaactactcATTCTGCACAGGTAATGTTGGCAGGGCATAGCAGTTCTTTAGGTGAGTTCCGGTGCTGCTCCAGTCCAAGAGAGGGAACATCCAAGAGTTTCTGGTGCTGATGAGAGTTGGGAGATTGTTGTAactgagaaagacagaaaagtctGCCAGTAGGTGTGAGCATCTCCTTTGTTAGGTATAATCTGTCTTGTATGTTAGAAACAAGCTTTCTGGGGGGCTATCCCAAAATAAGCCATAAAAACTGGAGGAAGCCTCTAGAAAAGCTAGAAGAGAACCACAGGAACGATAGGCTGAGACAGGATGCTCTGAGAGGAGAAGGATCTTAGATGACGGTTAAAATACCTGTCAAGGCCCAAAGGTTGGGTTGAATACTGCAAAAAGCTCTTTTGCAGGAAATGCCTTTAATATCTACTAGGAAAGATGAGAACTAGTAGCTCCTGGGATAAAagtgtttaaaggaaaaactggatttccatttttctttcaaaatttagcatttaaaaaaatgcagtcttgaATATATGAAGGTTGAAGCCTTGAGAGTATGGATTTCCATTTGGATTCTTGTTATCTTACAAGTGGTAGTCTATTCTGAATGGACAGAAAGGCAAACTGTTCCTGCAGGCAAAAACTAACAAATCTGCATTGTGAAAAGCAAGTTATTGCTGGGTTGCCCTTATCTTCATTCATATCCTTTAGCACCTTTGAGCTCAACGAGACAACGTGTTTCAGAGCCAATCACTCCAGCAGCACATCCTTACAACCTGGAGGCTCTGTCATTTTCAGTACTACAAATAGACAGCTGATGATTGCAGAGTGCATGAAGAACTCCTGATGAATTGTGTTATTTTCCAAGTGATCTGAGAACTTTATCTTAGATATACTTAGTTGTTGGGACTGTGGGGTACTCTTGTTACTCTGCGTGATGAAGATAGAATATACGGAGGTGAAAGCCACTTTGGCAGTGTCTGGCAGAAAGGAGCATTGGAAAGCAATTGTCAGCAAGTAATGAGAAATTATTGCCCAACAAGAAGTAGGAACCTAAAAAggcttagttttttttttgtttgtttgtttgtttgttttaataaacaCCCAACCAACAGGGAGATGCCTTCAACCGAGAAATGGGGGGGGGCTTGTCCATAATGCCAACACTCTCTCCTCACATCCTTCATTATCAACAGGTTGCTTTCTCTAATCCTTCTCTGGAATCTGTTTTGAGCCAGGAACTGGATTTTGCCCTTATGCCAACAGTATGAGATGCAGAGACAGCTATATTCTGTCTCTTTcgtaagaaagaaaaagctggagGTCAGCTGCATATCAATAGTACAATGTATCCTTGCTTCCTGGGAACTTCCTCCTTgaacagaaagctgtttttcagttttgcaaaaaatGAACATCAACAGAGTAACAAAGATGCCAGTGGTGGCACCTATAATGCAGTAAGTGCCATAGGTGAACCCTGGCTAGCCTCTTCcagagttttcttttaatatatgcTTAAGATAGATCATAGTAGTCAttaatttaaatggaaagatttGAAAAGAAGCTATGAGAATAGATGATTGTGTATCAGTAAGAAAAGAACTGATCCACAGATGTTTCCAACCAGTTAAGGCCTCATTTATTTCTGAGGATGATGGGGTGCATCTGATGCTGAAAAGCTAAACACCCCCTCTGATTCCATGGCTATCTCTGACAACCTCTTCAAAGttataatacagattttttttttttttttttttttttttggccgggggggggggggaggggaatctACTAATCAATGTCACAGACTCCTAGCAACTTAGCAAAAGCAATAACAGTCTCCTTTTAAATCCTGCCTAGGATAAGGGAGGTTGGGGGAGCAAGGGATCCAGGCAGGTCAAGATAATGAAGTATCAAAGACCTATTTAATGccaaaatggaaaacatgaattttcagaagtgctatCTCTCTACTCTCCTCAGTTTTTATTGGGCCATTTTTGGTTATTCATACATACATAGTGATGTTTTTTATAGCATTTAGCCTCGTTCTGTAGTTACTTAAATCAATATTCTACTTAAGAACAAACGAACATTATTATAGTTGGTACAGGACATAAGTGTGCTACTAATTTAGTaatatcaattaaaaataacttttttttagtaaaagttGTTTCTTCTGCCTTACAGCGCATATTAATACTGAATGATGAAACCTCTATTTTTGAGAAAAGCAAAGATACTGCATTACAGTTCCAAAAACATATGCGTCCTGTAATTCAACAGGTAAGACAAAAGTTCTGCTGTAGGTGCTCTGGACACATTTAATGAGCACTGTGGAATTGGTTCCCTGCACcctgtctttccttctcccctgtttttatttgaatttattctCTTGAAATGAATTCTGacatattttaaaggtattgtttttttctagtaGAAAGTAGAAATGCTTTCCCTAATGACAAGTTTCAAGATCATGTGATCACTAATAGATCAAGGAAACTAAATAGCATTACCATAATACAAGTTTTACTAGAATTTGAGACAATTCATTTGCAGGCCCAGGAAGCTAATTGGACTATTTtgatattatatatatacatatatatatatattttttgaataatAGTATGTGAATAGGATATTGGTATGTTTTTTAGAGTGAGATCTTGTACCAAcaagtctgtttttttcagatgggAATGTAAATCTGCTTTTATCTAGCAACTGCATAATAGCTCATCACCTTTAATCCATCAGTCTCTTtaaagctgctttctttttagtttaagTTTGTTTAATACAGGTTTGAAAATCAGCTGTAACAGTACACTTCTATCACTTCTCACCTAAAAACTTGGGCTACATTGAATAATTCCTTGTTTGTTGTTAATTTCTCCcttgctgagggagctggtggatgttattgctaggccatGCTCcattttgaaaggtcatggagaacaggagaggtgcttgaggagtggaagaaagccaatgtcactccagtcttcaaaaagggcaagaaggaggactcagggaactacaggccagttagccacctcctccctccctggaaagatgatggagtagctcatcctggatgccaTCTCTAAGCATGCGGAAGAAAAGAAGGTCATCAGTAGTAGTCAGTATGGATTCATCGAGGTGAAAACATGTTTAAACTAACTGATAGCCTCCTAtaatggaatgactggctgggtagatgaaggcagagcagtggatgttgtctgccttgaaTTCAGTAACactttggacactgtctcccacaacatcctcacaggcaagctcaagaagtgtgggttagatgagcagacagtgaggtagattgagaactggctgaaaggcagagctcagaagcCCAGAGGGTTGTAATCAGTGGCTCAGAGTCTAGTAGGAGGCCTGCAGCTAGTGGTGTCAGTAGgagtcagtactgggtccagtcttgttcaacttactcatcagtgatctggaggaagggacagagtgcacccccaacaagtttgctgatgatgataccaaactgggaggggTGGCTGATGCACgagaaggctgtgctgctgttcagagagacctgggcaggctgaagagttgagcagagaggaacctcatgaggttcaatgagggcaagtgcagagtcctgcacctagggaaaaataaccctaggcaccagtacaagctgggggttgaccttctggagagcagctctgcagagaaggacctgggagtgctggtgggtgacaagttgactgtgagccagcaaggtgaccttgtggccaagaaggccaatggtatcttggggtgcattagaaagaCTGTTGCCtgcaggtcgagggaggtgatcctgcccctctcctcagccctggtgaggcctcatctcgagtactgcgtccagttctgggctccccagtacaagagagacatggaactactggagagagtccagcatagggctacaaagatgatgaagggaaCCTCTcgtatgaggaaaggctgtgagagctaGGCCTGtgtagcctggagaaaagaagacgGCAAGGGGATctggggatcttatcaatgtctacagatatctgaagggagggtgtaaagaggatggtgccagactcttttcagtagtgcccagtgacaggataagaggcaacaggcataaATTGAAACATAGGAATTTCCATCTGAACATGGGGGGAGAAAACGTCTTTACtatgagggtgacagagcacttgaacaggttgcccagagagattgtggagtctccttttctgaagatgttcaaaacctgcctggtTGTGATCCTGTACCatgtgcttgagcagggagttggactagatctaCAGTGGTCCCgtccaacctcaaccattctgtgattctgtgtgatttcctaaatttaaaaataagattttttttaatgactgtcAAGCCTATGTTATCAAATCTTTACTTAATTGCAGAAATACAAACTCACCAAAGACAACATGCAATGTCAACATGAACATTTcaactttccattttaaagaCAATTCTAGGTTGACAATATATTCTTATAGTAATACTTGTATTAATACTGATATGCAGCAAATTTCTGTCATAAGATTAGGTAACAAGTCTTGCCAGAAACAGTATTATGAAACTGGACATGCCACATGATCACATCTGCcctattaatatttcttttactgtatttcatcatgttccttcctccttcagaccatttgaaaagaaaaatattcatgctCTTAAAATTAATATGAGGAAGTTAATCAAAACTGAAGACTACACATAAAGCTGTCCTTTTTTTATTGCAATATTTCCTGTTATCTTCAGAGAGAACCTTAACCAATATTGAGACAGACTTTCAAATATAatacttcttaaaaacaaatacacgAGGGAATCCATACACCCAGTTCCATcctacaagaaaaataaacatcaatGGTTCTTGCTATTTCTACATACCAAGGAATATCAGGAGCACTCCCACTGCAACTTGCAGTGTGAGTGATACACTGATAAGAACGATCAGTGGAACgtagaaagaaaaggaaggtcCTTGCTCCATCACGGCTTTCAGCTGGGACGCATTGGCCATCAGCAGGGCTATGTCCAACATGCTCTCAGCAGCACTCTTCTTATTTGCGTAGTGGTTGATATTCATAGGTCCATTTCTTTGAAACCACTGTGAAACTCTGCTCTAAAATTGGGAGGGGAGGGACAAGAAGGTTATTCATATTCCTATATTAATTGATGTAGTGACCCAAAGATGACTTTCAGCCCATTAAGTGGTTTCTGTGATGATACCAATAGCCTCAGTACTGCTGTTGCTCTATCTGTGCATCTTTCTTGTTACCACTGCCCTCCATCTGATAAAGGAGCAGTAAATAGTATCTGTACTAGAATTTAGTAGATACACTTTTTCCTTACAGTCAGTATGTTTACATCAAGAGAAGAAATGCttggaaaatctgaaaagtttGCCCTGGGAAaagttggggggaggggggaataaCCCTGTAAAATACTCAAGTAAACAGTGTTGTAAATATTTTGGTCCTAAAggtataatttaaaatacatgtgttaCACTACATTAAATTCACCCTATGTGGATGTTGTCACAAATCTACATAGTTATTTAACTACTCATGAACCTAACTCTCAGGATTTAACTACTATATAAGCTTTGATTgatctctcttcctcctgcttcttACTCTCCCATGCTACTGTCCAGGTTCATGCAGAGAgaactgtttttcctgtttaaacATCATATGACCTGCTGTTGCTAAGCTCTGTCCAGGAAGAGGGGTAACTCCTCATTCTGTTTTCCCAACAGTGGATTTTTTGGAGAGCATTCCCCAGGAAACAAACGGCGTGGGAGGGAACAGAACTAAGCTGCTGAGCAAGTACGCTTGGCACAGCCGCATACACAGTAGGGCACAAATAGAGGTATCTAGGTATAGCTAACCTGGAGGGATGAATAAAAAGAGCACTTCCTGATGATGATTCATGTGACCTGTCTTGTAATGTGATGCCTTGTCCCCCAGGGGTTCCTATTTCTTAACTGGTTAGATGTAGGTGGCTAGGCTAGAGCTAGCTGCCTAACTTTTAGATGAAGAAAGACTAGGCAGCCTTCTTTCCTAACCAGTTTCTCTGAACAGGTGAGGAGCTTCATTCCCACTCCTCTCActtctagattttattttaattttatctcaTATAACAAAGTTAACTTGTCCTAGCTGACTTAAGAGACCTTTTACTGTATAAATGTCTTCATACTTGCCAGAAAATACTGTGAGgaaagtctctttttttaaggttgATTCGAAGGCAGAAAATACCCTCTAATTACCTCTCTCCAGTGAAACTAATAACCATCAAATTTCAAACTCCAAAGCCAAGCTTTGAAGCAAAGCTTCTGTCTAGAGTTACAAGTGTCCCTTTAAATAGGACAGGTACTGATACATATGGCAAATACATTTGCAGTTCTTTCCCAGGCAGCCAACTACGAAACTTGACCTATTTTCACCAGACATGCTGAAAAACAGCCACAATCAAAGTattttccagagagaaaaatgtcatgGGGCAGCAGcagactacttttttttttccacagagagaATGAAACCGTGTAATCCTGCGTTCATGCAGATGCCTTGTTTGCTCAGGCTCGGCGGCCGGGAAGTGAACGGATCTGAAACTAACACTGAGGTCCCTCGGAAGAACCAGGTATTTGCGAGGCTTCGTCTGTATCCCACAATCAAAAGAACACTGCGTGACGGGCTTTGGAGTCTGCCCCGCAGCTCCTCGCCTCCGCGCCCTCGCCCTCCCTCCCATTAAACAACTATGGCATTTGGattctttaaacaaacaaaacccaaccaaacaaaaacaccGTATACCATTCCCCATAAGCATAAAAACACATGTACTCATTTTGTTATGTAAAGAAGCCTGAAATATATGGTGGTAGTACTCAGTAGAAAAATCCAAACTagtatttttccattgtttatTGTACAGTCAAAAAAATCGCATTATTATATAGTGTGCATTAGATGTGTATAATAGTAGAACTTCATTTCTGAGCATTGGATTAAGAGAGACCATTTCTAgtagaatatgaaaataatataatctCTTTTGCAGTAAGTTCATAATAGAGAAAGTCTTTTTCTATGTCTAGTAGCTAAATAATACCTTCCTGCCAAAGATACTGATTTTAAAGTTCTCCTGACTGAGACTGTAATACATAACACAGGCAAATATTCCATAGGTAGCTGTGACTCAGCCTTTAATCCTGCAGTTAAAATATGACAActggtttctttgtttttacttgACATAGGAATGTGACTGCAAATTTgaggaggctttttttttctctgaactacgcaaaaaagtaaacagactggaccacattttcctttcagctaCATTTGTGACTACATGACGTGAGGCAGTTTCTGTGTAAACAGCAGGATatgaccttttcttttcctggggaAATACAGTGCTGCATTTTTAGGACCTTGCTGGTTGCTAATCCTCTATTTCCATATGGTTAAGCTGCACACAGGAATAGTGGAGCATTGTTTGAACTGTTGTGGAAGCAAAGGTTTTGAGCCATGTCTGAACTCCAGTAAATAGAGACAACTTTTAAAAGTAAGGTACTGATTGCTTCTACAGCAAAACTTCTTATACCTGACATCACAACTCATCTAATAGTCCCAAATATttagattcttaaaaaaaaaaaaaaaaaaaaaaagaaaaaaaaagaaaagggcatTTTAAACTGTTAGAAGCAGCTTCCAGCTAGCACTTCTGGAAGCAGACCAGTTCACAATCGGACCTAGGCACGCAGATCTgtgcacacagagaggtgctgGTTCAATTGTACAGAGCGTTTTCTCGGCCTGAGATACTGTCTTCTGTTGGAAAAAGAAGCTGTAATCATGGATGTTCCAGGAACAGTCACTTTCATTTGCTTGGTTAGGAAACGGAGCTTCTTGTGTGAAGATGGAAAActataaaaatgcagattagCATTGCTTTCTGGAAGAACAGTTGGAGGCAACTGCCAGaagtattaaaacaaatgcagtcAGTACTACAGCAGCATTCCGGGGGAAAATAAACTACATGTTACACAGCCATACACAGACAGGCAGTGAAAGAAGAGCTATTGCCTTATCCTCAGGTTGAAGACAGCCATGTACGACAAATTATATGGGAATTTTGTTATGTGGCTTTATGGTTACAGAAGGATTCAAAACATGTAGCAATACATGCAGTCTTCTGTACCAAACTAGTGATTATATTATTATCACCTGTAGTGATGCAACTAGGGAAAACGAAACTGCTGGAGATCTTCTTTGACTAATGTAAACTAAGGCTTTTACTACACGGGCCATTTGGCAAGAGTATGGTATGCATTGTGCCAAGTGAGGAATCCTGTGATGCGCTTCAGtctcaaaataaacaaaatagcCAATTACACTTTCAGTATTCAAGTTTTCTGGTATAGACAAGCTGATCCCTACAGCTGGTGTCACTGAGGAAAGACAGACAGTATGTGCATCCACGTGTGCGTGCACAAGAGTGCACAAGTGTAGCTGGAACTGCAGTATCTGCCTTTTTGTAACAGCATGCTTCTCCCAAATTGTTACCTCTGAGCGGAACAATTTGCTATGCTAGTCTATGCAGTTATATAAAGGAGAGGAGTCAAAAGCCTTCTCATCTCACTGTGTCTCTGGCTGAGGCTCATTGGTGGAACAGCTCATTTCCACACCAACACAGGGCTGTCCCTGGAGACAGCACCAGCCGCTGTCTCTGCAAGGGAACAGGGTCTGCCTGCTTCCCTAAAGCACTGTGGGCAATTTGCAAGAAGAAACCTAAGATGCTACATCTGAAGCTGGTGCTTTTTTGCTTCTTAACGATCAAATCTAATGTTTATTCTTTCATATCCGGGTGGAATTTTATTCCATATATAGTCTTATTGACAACTATACTAGTACAGACTTTGTCACTGTTTGCTTTAGTAGTCATTATAACAGTAACACCAAAATAAGTAAGTCTCTTCACAATACAGGAAAGATCCATTAATTccacttaaaaaagaaaaaaaaaggcactgagGTGAAAGTCCTTAGCTGTTGAGTTTCACAGATCACTTCTAATGATGATTATCACCTGATGATTCAACAGCACAGAAATTGGAGAGATTCAAAAACAAATGATAAGGTATCTTGCTAAATACAGTGACTTGTAATAGTAAGGACTTCTACCTTGTGTTACAGCAGTAAGTTACTCCTTGTGAAAAATTACATGGCTTTTTGAACAGAATACTTTTCAAACACCATTGACTACTGAAGTAGTCACAAATTAGTGTATTgacagtctgaaaaaaagacCAAGAATTTTGTTCTTCTTGTCAAATTTGACATGTCTTAACAGACTAACTGGTATGCCAGCAGAGGTCAACTAAAATGGCAGTTTGATACGCTGGTCATTTGGaagtcaaaaaggaaaaaaccacGACTGAAAATGATGCCTGTTTTGGATTCACGTATAAACTTAGTTGATGTTCATTTCTTCCACACTCAGaacaaattcaaaaagaaagaaatcatttgtATTTTGAGCACAAATTTTTAGAATTTATCCCTTTTCATATGCTTGTAGGTGCTTTACTTAGGTTCTTAAATTTCTTATATCCTAtgtttttctaaagagaaggtttaaaaaaaaaccccaagaactaataaagctgtaaaacattcaaatattaTCTGAACCAATAGGATCCTGAAACTTCCAAGAGTCAGATTTGATTATGAACATTCAGTTCAGTATAGCTGTTCTTGTGAGCAAAATTAACTGCTTTGATAGTAGCACAAGACTAGTTATGTTGTCTTAAATCACACTAAAACTCCAATATTTTAGAGTTAGTAAGGTGAACTTCCAATTTCCTAAATCAATGCATGAAAACCAGCAAGTGCAAAGCGTAAGCCAGAAGTACAGCCTGAGTTGCTTTCATTTGTGTAAACTTGCCATTGCAGCTAGTGCTAATACCACCTGTGATTGCAGAATCTAGACCTCAACATACTCTGCATATCAGGTTCAGCGTCATATCTAGGTTCcccaaaaatacaaatattcattttagtATCAATTTATATGTATTAACACTGAATACCTTCAAGGTATTCTAACATTAAATCATTGTGCAGCAAAATGCCTTTACTAAATGCAGGAAACCAATAACTTAAATGGGATGACTGGGGGAGGAACACTAGTTATTATTTACATATTCAAGAAGAGATTTCTAAGAACTGTGCTTCTGACTAATGATACCTTCCTTAAACTGTCGAAAGGTTCTTTACCTCCTCAAAAAGTACTTTACCTCCAAAAAGACTTACTCTGAAATGCAGTCATGATAATTTTTGGCTTGTTCTAATTCTGtatacagttttctttctattttagatTAGTGGTTACTGCAATTGTATGGCAACTTACAGACATTTTTAATATCTAAGTAGCATTAATTCCAAGTGAAATAGGACAATTTTGTGGTCTAGTTGTTGATCAGTATGACCTCTGATAGGTTTGTAATGTGATGCAGCAAGCTGCATAAAATTCTTGTATTTAGGGGCGGCcctaatattaaaataatggaaagatGCTTAGTAATAATGAGGGAATATAAGGCTGTGTTACTGAGTCATACTGATTTTATAGTGAGCTGTTCTTCACTATGTTTTGCAACAGTCTAATTAAAACTATTAACAAGATGCTAAAAAATTCTTgctcaaaatgtaattttgaaagttttctagAATATTCatctttaaggaaaatattgctTGGCAAAATCTTCTAGAACTGTAGTGGTAATTTCATGTTCAACAAAGCACAAAATTTCAGTTACATCAAAGAGGAGAAGGATCTGCCAAAAAGGAataatgtagaaataaaatagaacacaacttcacaattttatttttagttttcccTAAGATTAGTCCTATAGTTGCAGAATTTAACTGGTAACTTTATACAGCCATTTAATGATCCCAATAGATGTGGAATTTCTGTCTGCATCTCCATCACTTACATGTAGGAAATGTAATGGATAAATATATAGCCACCCAGAAATGAAGTCTTCCCCTCTGTCTCTAAAATCTTGCCAAttgagaaaaataggaaaaaaaatatacaaagaaaagaaatatttttccaagaagAGTACTTTAAGCTATGCCTATTTTATAACAGACGACTAGATCTTTTGTATACCTTCTCAGGAGACgcaacatttatttcttctcctctgccctgACGATGTATTAAACCACTAAGTCAAGCTTAGCACTCTCTTGGGGTAGGGGAAACCCACAGCTGGTACTGAATCATCCATTACATTTCATGTAGAATTCCAT encodes:
- the NINJ1 gene encoding ninjurin-1 encodes the protein MEPASETHELNGLAEGAQPAAAERSRVSQWFQRNGPMNINHYANKKSAAESMLDIALLMANASQLKAVMEQGPSFSFYVPLIVLISVSLTLQVAVGVLLIFLVKNDLNNPAKHSKLDFLNNLATGLVFIIVVVNIFITAFGVQKPVAESASRH